The stretch of DNA GTCCACACGCTGGCGGCCAGCCCGTACGGGGTGTCGTTGGCGGCGGCGCGCACGCCCTGGTCGCGGTTGAACGGAATCGCGACGGCGACCGGCCCGAAGATCTCTTCGCGGTAGACGCTGAAGTCGGGCCGCACGTTGACCAGCAGGCTGGGCTGCACGTAGAACCCCGTGTCGCCGTGGCGGCCGCCGCCGGCCAGCGCCCGGGCGCCGTGTTGAACGCCTGCATCGAGGTATCCGGTGACCTTCGTCAGCTGTTCACGCGACACCAGCGGGCCGATGTCGTTGGTCGGGTCCAGTCCCGGGCCGATCTTCTGCGCCCGTGCGAGATCGGCCACGCCCTCGGTGAACTCGTCGAAGATGCGGTCCTCGACGAGCAACCGGGTGCCGGCCGTGCAGGTCTGGCCGTGGTTGAACAGGAAGCCACTGGCAGCGCCGGGGATAGCCGCGTCCAGGTCGGCGTCGGCGAAGACGACCTGCGGGCTCTTGCCGCCGAGTTCCAGCGAGACCTTCTTGAGGTTGCCCGATGCGGCGTTGACGATCTTGCGGCCGACCTCGGTCGACCCGGTGAACGCGACCTTGTCGACGTCGGAGTGCGCGGACAGCGCCGCACCGATGTCGCCGAATCCGGTGAGCACGTTGACAACTCCGTCCGGTACGCCGGCGTCGGCGATGACCTCGGCCAGCAGCAGCGCGGTCAGCGGTGTCTGCTCGGCCGGCTTGAGGATCACGGTGTTGCCGCACGCAAGCGCTGGCGCGACCTTGAAGGCCGCCATCACCAGCGGGAAATTCCAGGGGATGATCTGCGCGCACACGCCGACCGGCTCGCGCAGCGTGAAGGCGTGGAACCGGCCGCCCGGCGCCCACGGCACCGACACCGGGATGGTGCGGCCCTCGATCTTGGTGGCCCAGCCGGCGTAGTAGTAGAAGATCTCCGCGGCCCACGTCACGTCGACGGCTTTGGCGACGGTCACCGACTTGCCGTTGTCGAGCGTTTCCAGCTGCGCGAACTGGTCGGCGCGCGCGGTGATGCCATCGGCGATGCGCCAGATGATCTGCTGGCGCTCGGCCGGGGTGAGCGACGGCCACGGGCCCTCGTCGAATGCGCGCCGCGCGGCTTTGACGGCCTTTTCGACGTCCTCGACGCCGCTGTGCGGCACCGTGGTGATCACCTCTTCGGTGGCGGGGTCGACGGTTTCGAAGCGCCGGCCGGAGAGCGCGTCGACCCACTGTCCGTCGACGAACATCTGCTTCGGCGTCGACACGAATTCGACCACACGCGGGTCGAGCCTGGTTGCTTCGGCGGCAATAGTCATGCGGGCAAAAGTAACGCCGTGTTGTGAGTGAAGTCACTACTTATTTCGAATGGGAATTCGACGTATTCGCATTCTCATTTGAAATGCAGTCGGTTTCTCATTTCAGCCGCGCGTTTGACCCTGTTGACGCACATTATCCAGCGGCATGGCGCTCGGGGATGATCGTGATTCTCATTTGACGATCCGCAAAGTTAACGTGGTGAAGGCGGTCGAAGCGGCAGGATGAGCTACGTGCGACCGATCAGAAGCAGCTCACCGGTCTCCGGCCTGCAGCGAGGACAGCTGTCCTTCGCGCAGGTCTTGGGTCAGTCGGTGTCCGCGGTCGCGCCGTCGGCGGTGATGGTGACGCTGCCGGCACTCGTGATTCCGGCGGCGGGCCGGTGGACTCTTGGCGTATTCGTCGTCACGGCGCTCCTGATGGCCGCTGTCGGCTACTGCGTCGGCCAGTTCGCCACTCGGATGGTCGCGGTCAGCGGGCTCTACAGCTACACGGTCAAGGGCCTCGGCCCGGGAGCCGGGATCGCCGCCGGGTGGTCGCTGGTGATCGGGTACGCGGCGGCGGCAATGGCAAGTTCGGTCGGTGCCGCGAATTACCTTGCGGCACTGTTGAATCGCCTCGGAGTGCCGAGCGGTGCGGTGACGATCACGGTGCTTGCACTTGTCGTCGGCGCGGTCGCGCTGACGTTGATGATCAGAGGTATCCGGTTGTCCGCCAGGATCTCGCTGACTGTGGAGGTGTTCGCGATCGTGGTCGCGGCCGCGGTGTTGGTGATCGCCTTCGGCGGCTCGATCGCTGGTGGCCGCGCGCCGCCCGAAGTCTCCGACGGGCAGTCGCATTCGGCGCTGGGCTTCGCGCTGCTGCTCGCGATCACGTCGTTCGTCGGCTTCGAAAGCGCGGGGACCGTCGCACGTGAGGCCCGCAGACCGTTCGTTACCGTGCCGCGCGCGATTCGGTGGACGCCGATCGCGCTCGGCGTGCTCTACGTCTTCGCCGCAGCCATGCAGTCGACCCAAACCATCAGGGCCGGCATCGGTTCCGTGCCGATAGTGCTCACCTTGCCCGCCAGCGCGGGTGCGGGCTCGACGGCGCTGTCCATCGCGATGGAGCTCGGCATCACGGCGTCGTGGTTCGCCTGCATCATCGGTTCCACGACAGCGCTGTCGCGCACCCTGTTCGCGATGGGACGCGAGGGGGTGGTGCCCGAGGCCGTCGGAAGTACCAATCGTCGCTACCACACACCACATGTCGCGCTGCTGCTCGCAATGCCGGTCATCGTGGTGGTGCCGCTGGTGTACCTGTGGGTGACCGGTTCCAGCCGCGAAGTGCTGATCGGGCTGCTCGCGGTGTCGGCCCATGGGTATGTCGGCGCGTACCTGTTGGTGTGCCTGGCGACACCGGTGTTCCTGCGCCGGATCGGAGAATTGACCAGGCTGCCGTTGGTGATCGGTGTGGCAACCGCGGCGGTGATGATCGCGATAATCGTTTGGGCCGCACTGACATTGGAGTCGCCGGTGTGGATCGCGACTGCGGTGTATGCCGGGCTGCTTGCGGCGGGCTTCGCGCTGTACGCGTTCCGGCTGCGGCGGGTGCCAGGGTTGACCGAACGCGTCGGGGTGTTCGACGAGACCGTCGAGGGTGACCTGCTGGCGGACTACAACCCGTGGAAGGTACGGCGATGAGCCCGGCCGACGGGACGCTGTCGGGGCGACAGCCGAAGGCGGTGCAGAGCGCGCTGCGAGTGCTCGAGGAGGTGGCGCGGGCAGGCGTCGGTGTGACGGCCAAGGAGATCGCCGAGAACCTGTCGATGCCGTCGGCGACCGCGTATCGATTGCTGAATCTGCTTGTGGCCGAGGGGTATATCGTCCGGCTGCCCGATCTGTCCGGGTTCTCACTGGGGCATCGGATGGGCGTGTTGATCGACGCGGCGGTCGCGCCGACGGTGTGCACGGCAGCGCGCGAGGTGCTCTCGGAGGTTCGGTTGTCGGTGCGCTTCGGTGTGCACCTGTTTTACTTCACCAACACCGCGGTGCGGGCTGCCGATCTGGACAGCGAATTTCCGCCGCCGGTCGGCGAGGCGGTGCTGAACAGGAATCTGCATCGTTCCGCTGTCGGCCGGCTGCTGTTGGCCGAGAAGCAACACCTCGACGGGTTGGTTCCGGTCAGTGAGGAACTACTCGCGACGCTCGACGCCGTCCGGCAGCAGGGTTTCGCGACGCAGACCGGCGAGCTTCGCGAGGACTGTGCGTGCGTCGCTGTGCCGGTCCGGGCGCCGTCGGGCGCGCTGGTCGCGGCGTTGGGTATGTCGGGCCGGGCGGACCAGGATCTATTGCTGACCAAGCAAGTACCAGCGCTGACGGAGTGCGCGGCTCTCCTGAGCCCCCTGCTGGCCTAGTTTCCGCCGAAACGGCATTCCAGTCCGCATCTACTCGAACTTTCTGTGCTGGAATACCGTTTCGGCGCATTCAGTTTGGTTGCCAACCGCGCGAGACCATCGCGTCCCACGCCTGCCGGACGAGGTCGGCGTCGCTGTCTTCCTTGATCGCACGCACGACGTTCCAACCGAGTCGTGCCAGCTTCGGCCACACCCGCATGTCCTTGACGTATTGGGCCCGGTCAGTCCGGTGTTGGTCACCGTCATATTCAGCGCCGACCATAAAGTCCTCCCATCCCATATCGATCATTCGCACATATCGACCGCACTCGTCGTAGATGGCTATTTGCGTCGTCGGCTTGGGCAGGCCCGCATCAATGAAGATCAACCGCAGGCGGGTCTCCTGCGGTGATGCCGCGCCGCCGTCGACGAGCGGCAGCACAGCCTTGAGTTTCGCGACGCCGCGCGCGCCCTTGTAGCGCTTAGTGAGCAGCAGGACGTCCTCGATGGAGAACGGCGCGGCGCGCAAGAGGGCGTCAAGGCGCGCGACGGCCTGGCCTCGCTCGAGGTAGCGGCCCAAATCGAACGCCGTCCGCGCGGGTGTCGTGACCGGCAGTTGCCCCAGCCATGTCCACTCGTCATCGGTGACGCGTTCATTGCGAACGATGATCCCTCCCGGCGGGTGCGTGTTGTTCCACAGGAGCTCAATCGGGACATCGTCGTCGACCCATTCCGCGCCATGCAACGCGGAGGCGGCAGCACCGGTGACAATGCCGTTGCGTTTCGACCACAACCACGCACCGACCGTCCTGTCCGCAAGCGACGGTTCGCTTCCCCGCTGACGATGCACGTTCGGATACATCGGTCGGTACCAACGACGAAGTTCACGTCGCGTCACGACCCGGCTGGCGACGGCCTCACTACCGATAAAGTTCTCCCCCATGGCCGCATACTGTCCGCAGCCACCGACAAGCCGGAGAAGCGAGCCACCGACAAGCCGCCGAAACGGCATTCCGGCACGCCTCTTCTCGCACTTTCCGTGCTGGAATGCCGTTTCGGCGGAATCTAGAGGCCGAGGATCCTAACGCTCTCCTCGCGCATCTCGACCTTGCGCACCTTGCCGGTGACGGTCATCGGGAAGTCGTCGACGACGTGTACGTAGCGCGGAATCTTGTAGTGAGCCAGCTTGCCGTTCGCAAAGGCCTTGATGGCGTCGGCGTCCAGTGCGGGCCGGCCCGGCTTCATCCGGATCCACGCACAAAGCTCCTCGCCGTACTTCTCGTCGGGAACACCGATCACCTGAGCATCTTCGATGTCGGGGTGCGTGTAGAGGAACTCCTCGATTTCACGGGGGTAGACGTTCTCGCCGCCGCGGATCACCATGTCCTTGATGCGGCCAACGATGTTGCAGTAGCCGTCTTCTCGCATCACCGCGAGGTCGCCGGTGTGCATCCAGCCCTCGGCGTCGATCGCCTCACGCGTCTTCTCATTGTCGTTCCAGTAGCCCAGCATCAGCGAGTAGCCCCGCGTGCAGAACTCGCCCGGCTGACCACGCTCGACAATGTCGCCCGTGTCCGGATCCACGACCTTGACCTCGATATGGGGATGTGCGCGGCCCACGGATGCGGTCCGCCGCTCCAGGTCGTCCTCGATGCGGGTCTGGCAACTCACCGGCGACGTCTCCGTCATGCCGTAGGCGATGGCAACCTCCGACATGTTCATGTCGTTGACACAGTGCTTCATCACCTCGATCGGGCACACCGATCCCGCCATGATTCCGGTGCGCAACGACGACAGATCGGTGTTCGCGAAGTCGGGGTAATTCTGCATGGCGATGAACATCGTCGGCACCCCGTAAACGCCTGTGCAGCACTCCTTTTCGATCGTCGCAAGCGTTACCGCCGGGTCGAACCCCGGTGCGGGAATCACCATGGTGGCACCGTGACTCGTGCAGCCCAGGTTTCCCATCACCATGCCGAAGCAGTGGTAGAACGGCACCGGAATACAGAGACGATCGCCCGGCCCCAGCCCGATCAGCTCGGTGGTGAAGTATCCATTGTTCAGAATATTGCGGTGCGACAGCGTCGCACCCTTCGGGAAACCCGTTGTGCCCGAAGTGTACTGGATATTGATTGGCTCGTGGTTGTCCAGGCAGGCGGAACGGGTACGCAGCTCTGTCGCGGTCACGCGCTCGGCACCGCTGCGCAGCTTCTCCCAGTCGGGGGTGCCCAGAAAGAGGACCTCTCTGAGGACATGGGAGTCGGCGCGCACCTCGTCAACCATGGCCATGTAATCCGAAGTCTTGAACGCCGTCGCGGAGATCAGCGTGCGCACACCCGACTGATTCAGCACATAGGCCAGTTCATGCGTGCGGTAGGCAGGATTGATGTTGACCAAGATCGCACCGATCTTCGCCGTCGCGTATTGGACGATGGTCCACTCCGCGCAGTTGGGCGACCAGATTCCCACCCTCTCGCCCGGCTCGATGCCCAGGGCCATGAGAGCTCTTGCTACCACGTTGATTTCGTCGTTGAGCTCGCTATATGTCCACCGGCGGCCCGATGCGACCTCGACGAGTGCCTCCACATCGGGGTGCGCGGCAACGGTGCGCTCGAAGTTGTCCCCGATCGTCTCCTCGAGAATCGGAATGTCGGTCGGGCCCGCGTCGTAGGACTTCATCTATCGACCAGATCCTCGTAGCGGTATTCCGTCTCGATCGGGTGGCTTGTTTCCTCGCGACGGCGTAGCTCGACCCGGCGGATCTTACCCGAGATCGTCTTGGGCAGGTCGTAGAACTCGACGCGGCGGACCTTCAAATACGGTGCCAAGTGATCGCGTGCGTATTCCATGATCTGCCTTGCTGTTTCGGCAGTCGGCTGCCAGCCTTCGGCCAGCGAGACGTACGCCTTCGGCACGCAGAGCCGGGTCTCGTCGGGCTGCGGCACGACGGCCGCTTCCACCACCGCGGGATGCTCGATCAACACACTCTCCAATTCGAAGGGCGACACTTTGTAGTCCGACGATTTGAAGACGTCATCGGTTCGACCGATGTATGTGATGTAGCCCTCAGCGTCGCGTTGTGCGACGTCACCGGTGTGGTAGTAGCCGC from Mycobacterium sp. JS623 encodes:
- a CDS encoding APC family permease — encoded protein: MSYVRPIRSSSPVSGLQRGQLSFAQVLGQSVSAVAPSAVMVTLPALVIPAAGRWTLGVFVVTALLMAAVGYCVGQFATRMVAVSGLYSYTVKGLGPGAGIAAGWSLVIGYAAAAMASSVGAANYLAALLNRLGVPSGAVTITVLALVVGAVALTLMIRGIRLSARISLTVEVFAIVVAAAVLVIAFGGSIAGGRAPPEVSDGQSHSALGFALLLAITSFVGFESAGTVAREARRPFVTVPRAIRWTPIALGVLYVFAAAMQSTQTIRAGIGSVPIVLTLPASAGAGSTALSIAMELGITASWFACIIGSTTALSRTLFAMGREGVVPEAVGSTNRRYHTPHVALLLAMPVIVVVPLVYLWVTGSSREVLIGLLAVSAHGYVGAYLLVCLATPVFLRRIGELTRLPLVIGVATAAVMIAIIVWAALTLESPVWIATAVYAGLLAAGFALYAFRLRRVPGLTERVGVFDETVEGDLLADYNPWKVRR
- a CDS encoding AMP-binding protein; the protein is MKSYDAGPTDIPILEETIGDNFERTVAAHPDVEALVEVASGRRWTYSELNDEINVVARALMALGIEPGERVGIWSPNCAEWTIVQYATAKIGAILVNINPAYRTHELAYVLNQSGVRTLISATAFKTSDYMAMVDEVRADSHVLREVLFLGTPDWEKLRSGAERVTATELRTRSACLDNHEPINIQYTSGTTGFPKGATLSHRNILNNGYFTTELIGLGPGDRLCIPVPFYHCFGMVMGNLGCTSHGATMVIPAPGFDPAVTLATIEKECCTGVYGVPTMFIAMQNYPDFANTDLSSLRTGIMAGSVCPIEVMKHCVNDMNMSEVAIAYGMTETSPVSCQTRIEDDLERRTASVGRAHPHIEVKVVDPDTGDIVERGQPGEFCTRGYSLMLGYWNDNEKTREAIDAEGWMHTGDLAVMREDGYCNIVGRIKDMVIRGGENVYPREIEEFLYTHPDIEDAQVIGVPDEKYGEELCAWIRMKPGRPALDADAIKAFANGKLAHYKIPRYVHVVDDFPMTVTGKVRKVEMREESVRILGL
- a CDS encoding IclR family transcriptional regulator; its protein translation is MSPADGTLSGRQPKAVQSALRVLEEVARAGVGVTAKEIAENLSMPSATAYRLLNLLVAEGYIVRLPDLSGFSLGHRMGVLIDAAVAPTVCTAAREVLSEVRLSVRFGVHLFYFTNTAVRAADLDSEFPPPVGEAVLNRNLHRSAVGRLLLAEKQHLDGLVPVSEELLATLDAVRQQGFATQTGELREDCACVAVPVRAPSGALVAALGMSGRADQDLLLTKQVPALTECAALLSPLLA
- a CDS encoding aldehyde dehydrogenase family protein; this translates as MTIAAEATRLDPRVVEFVSTPKQMFVDGQWVDALSGRRFETVDPATEEVITTVPHSGVEDVEKAVKAARRAFDEGPWPSLTPAERQQIIWRIADGITARADQFAQLETLDNGKSVTVAKAVDVTWAAEIFYYYAGWATKIEGRTIPVSVPWAPGGRFHAFTLREPVGVCAQIIPWNFPLVMAAFKVAPALACGNTVILKPAEQTPLTALLLAEVIADAGVPDGVVNVLTGFGDIGAALSAHSDVDKVAFTGSTEVGRKIVNAASGNLKKVSLELGGKSPQVVFADADLDAAIPGAASGFLFNHGQTCTAGTRLLVEDRIFDEFTEGVADLARAQKIGPGLDPTNDIGPLVSREQLTKVTGYLDAGVQHGARALAGGGRHGDTGFYVQPSLLVNVRPDFSVYREEIFGPVAVAIPFNRDQGVRAAANDTPYGLAASVWTRDVSTAHAVAAQIKAGTVWVNCHNAFDTALPFGGYKQSGWGRELGEGAIAEYTQTKAVNMAL